From a region of the Mesotoga sp. UBA6090 genome:
- a CDS encoding class I tRNA ligase family protein: MEELSTRYNPSDLEEKWYSRWKEGGYFEPRGTGEPFTIMIPPPNITAPLHMGHA; this comes from the coding sequence ATGGAGGAGCTGAGCACCAGGTACAATCCTTCTGACCTTGAAGAGAAGTGGTATTCTCGCTGGAAGGAAGGCGGCTATTTCGAACCAAGAGGAACGGGTGAACCATTTACGATAATGATTCCACCTCCGAATATTACCGCCCCCCTTCACATGGGGCATGC
- a CDS encoding MGMT family protein → MENETLSVYRRIYDMVRRIPSGRVATYGQIASLVGGCSARMVGYAMAGVSDETIPWQRVINARGRISIRDPNGYSLQKAILEREGIDFDESDSVDLSVFGWEGPI, encoded by the coding sequence ATGGAAAACGAGACACTCTCGGTCTACAGAAGAATCTACGACATGGTAAGGAGGATTCCGTCGGGAAGAGTTGCGACCTACGGCCAGATAGCCTCGCTGGTAGGCGGATGCTCCGCAAGGATGGTTGGATACGCCATGGCGGGAGTTTCAGATGAAACCATTCCATGGCAGAGAGTGATCAATGCACGAGGAAGAATAAGCATAAGGGATCCGAACGGGTACTCGCTTCAGAAGGCAATCCTCGAAAGAGAGGGGATCGACTTCGATGAAAGCGATTCAGTGGACCTTTCCGTCTTTGGCTGGGAGGGACCGATTTAG